A window of the Branchiibius hedensis genome harbors these coding sequences:
- a CDS encoding DNA cytosine methyltransferase: MIIDLFAGPGGWDVGLGMLGRHDVIGIEWDTAACETARAAGHHRIQADVGLIEPARFRGVEGLIASPPCQAWSMAGKRKGELDRGNCHILAERMAAGDDSTDWTAWEDERSPLVCQPIRWARELSPEWIALEEVPAVASLWQHFAVLLRGMGYRVWTGDLLAADYGVPQTRLRRILMAHKGRPVHPPMPTHAEHAHGAGLFGADVQPWVSMADALGWDADAVVRPARGEGMIERHGERPDHPATEPAPTVISKSRSWVVDRRTNSKGPSGTMVPTAPVPVTQPAPTLTGKNPPFVVRPDERPPVYVNGNQPNAGRRSADEPAPTVLFGHRSNDVRWVTERPATTVVGSFNPDVISAPGYRTTESRQNAAGSVRVTVQEAGILQSFPPDYPWQGSRSKQYEQVGNAIPPRLAAHVLDALGVGELRWGVAA; this comes from the coding sequence GTGATCATCGATCTGTTCGCTGGGCCTGGTGGCTGGGACGTTGGCCTCGGGATGCTGGGGCGTCATGACGTGATCGGTATCGAGTGGGACACCGCTGCGTGTGAGACCGCCCGCGCTGCAGGGCATCACCGCATCCAAGCCGACGTCGGCTTGATCGAACCTGCCCGCTTCCGTGGCGTTGAGGGCCTGATCGCTTCGCCACCGTGCCAGGCGTGGTCCATGGCCGGCAAGCGCAAGGGCGAGTTGGACCGGGGCAACTGCCACATCTTGGCGGAGCGTATGGCCGCAGGGGACGACTCGACCGATTGGACTGCTTGGGAGGACGAGCGGTCGCCGTTGGTGTGCCAGCCGATCCGGTGGGCGCGCGAACTCTCCCCCGAGTGGATCGCGCTGGAGGAAGTCCCGGCCGTTGCGTCGTTGTGGCAGCACTTCGCGGTGTTGCTGCGAGGCATGGGTTACCGCGTCTGGACTGGTGACTTGCTGGCCGCCGACTATGGGGTGCCGCAGACCAGGTTGCGTCGGATACTCATGGCCCACAAGGGAAGGCCCGTGCACCCGCCGATGCCGACGCACGCCGAGCACGCCCACGGCGCCGGGCTGTTCGGTGCGGACGTGCAGCCTTGGGTCAGCATGGCTGACGCGCTGGGTTGGGATGCGGATGCAGTTGTCCGCCCCGCGCGTGGCGAAGGAATGATCGAACGCCACGGCGAAAGACCCGACCACCCGGCAACCGAGCCAGCCCCCACCGTCATCAGCAAGTCCCGGTCATGGGTCGTTGATCGGAGGACTAACTCCAAGGGTCCGAGCGGGACGATGGTGCCGACGGCACCGGTGCCCGTCACGCAACCCGCCCCGACCCTGACCGGCAAGAATCCGCCGTTCGTTGTCCGGCCAGACGAGCGTCCACCGGTGTACGTCAACGGCAACCAGCCCAACGCTGGGAGGCGCAGCGCGGACGAGCCCGCACCGACAGTGCTATTCGGTCACCGATCCAACGACGTCCGCTGGGTCACCGAGAGGCCCGCTACCACCGTCGTCGGATCATTCAACCCCGACGTGATCTCCGCACCCGGATACCGCACCACTGAGTCACGCCAGAATGCGGCGGGGTCCGTGCGGGTCACCGTCCAAGAGGCCGGGATTCTGCAGTCATTCCCGCCCGACTACCCCTGGCAGGGAAGCAGATCCAAGCAGTACGAGCAGGTCGGTAACGCTATCCCACCTCGCCTGGCCGCCCACGTCCTTGATGCTCTCGGCGTCGGGGAACTCCGGTGGGGGGTAGCGGCATGA
- a CDS encoding lambda exonuclease family protein: protein MNLTTYPDLLQGTDEWLHLRAGMVTASVVGKLITPKLATADNDTSRGVIATLAAERITGHIDQTYVSADMWRGVEDEPRARDAYSEHYAPVTECGFMVRHIAEVIPLGYSPDGLVGDNGLIECKSRQQKKHLQTIISGEVPAENMAQLQCGLLVSGREWIDYVSYCGGMPLWVKRIEPDPAWFDAITDATVTAYGQIAHIVNQWPFLTDGLPETARIEHEEIVI, encoded by the coding sequence GTGAACCTCACCACCTACCCCGACCTACTCCAAGGTACCGACGAATGGCTACACCTGCGAGCCGGAATGGTCACAGCGTCCGTCGTCGGGAAACTCATCACCCCGAAGCTCGCGACCGCCGACAACGACACCAGCCGCGGAGTAATCGCGACACTCGCCGCCGAGCGCATCACCGGGCACATCGACCAGACGTACGTCTCCGCCGACATGTGGCGCGGCGTGGAGGACGAACCAAGAGCCCGCGACGCCTACAGCGAGCACTACGCACCCGTGACCGAGTGCGGATTCATGGTTCGGCACATCGCCGAGGTGATCCCGCTGGGTTACTCCCCCGACGGGCTCGTGGGCGACAACGGCCTCATCGAGTGCAAGTCACGGCAGCAGAAGAAGCACCTGCAGACGATCATCTCCGGCGAGGTGCCCGCCGAGAACATGGCCCAACTCCAATGTGGGCTGCTCGTGTCCGGCCGCGAGTGGATCGACTACGTGTCCTACTGCGGCGGAATGCCGTTGTGGGTCAAGCGGATTGAGCCCGACCCCGCATGGTTCGACGCCATCACCGACGCCACGGTCACCGCGTACGGACAGATCGCGCACATCGTCAACCAGTGGCCGTTCCTCACTGACGGCCTCCCAGAAACCGCCCGCATCGAGCACGAAGAGATTGTGATCTGA